In the genome of Caulobacter flavus, the window CCAGCACGAGGTCGTGGTGCTTTTCCTCCATCAGTTCGACCTGGGCGCCGAACGAACGCCAGAACGTCGACAGCTTGGCGACGGCGGCGGCGTAGGCCTCGTCCTCGCGGTCGGCCAGCGGGGTCAGGATGGTCCAGCGACCTTCGAACAGCTCGGCGAAACCGGCGTCGGGGCCCGACTGCTCGGTGCCGGCGATCGGATGGCCGGGGATCGGGAACACCTTGGCCAGGGCGGGCGAGCGGAAGGCCTCGGCGATAGTGGCCTTGGTCGAGCCGACGTCGGTCAGGGTGGCGCCGGGCTTGAGGTGCGGGGCGACGGCGGCGGCGACGTCGCCGATCGACAGCACCGGCGTGGCGATGACCACCAGGTCGGCGTCCTTGACGGCCTCGGCGAGGTCGCCGGTGACGTGGTCGGCCAGGCCGATTTCCAGCGCGCGGGCGCGGTGGGCCTCGCTGGCGTCGGCGATGGTGACTTCGCCGACCACGCCATGGGCGCGCGCGGCCAGGATCACCGAGCCGCCGATCAGGCCGGCGCCGACGACGGTCATCTTGGGATAGAGCAGGCCGGTGGGGCTCATCGGGCGACGAACTGCGCCAGCAGGTCGACGACGGCGCGGTTGTGCTCTTCGCGGCCGATGGTGATGCGGATCGATTCCGGCAGTCCGTAATTGGCCACGGCCCGGACGAGATAGCCCTTGCTGGCCAGGAAGGCCTCGGCGTCCAGCGCGGTCTTGCCCGGGGTCGAGGGGAAGTCGACCAGCACGAAATTGGCCGCCGACGGGGTGACGGTCAGGCCAAGGCCGCCCAGTTGCTGGGCCAGCCAGGGGCGCCACTGCTCGACCAGCGCCACCGAGGCGGCCTCGAACTCACGGTCGGCCAGGGCGGCGATGGCGGCTTCCTGGCCGGGGATCGAGGTGTTGAACGGCGGACGGATGCGCTCGATCGGGTCGATGATCCCGAAGTCGGCATAGCCCCAGCCCACGCGCAGGGCGGCCAGGCCGTGGATCTTCGAGAAGGTGCGGGTGACGATGACGTTCTGGGTTTCGCGCGCCAGGGCCAGGCCGTCCTCGAAGCGCGGATCGGTCGCGAACTCGGCATAGGCGCCGTCAAGCACCAGGATCACCGACGGCGGCAGGGCCGCGTGAATGCTGCGGATCTCCTCGCCGGTCAGCCAGGTGCCGGTGGGGTTGGCCGGGTTGGCGATGAAGACGAGGCGCGTGCGCTCGTCGACCAGCTTGACCGTCTCCTCCAGGTCGATGCGGCGCTTGGGCTCCTTGGCGAAGCGGACCTCGGCCTGGCAGGCGCGGGCGCCGATCGCGTAGGCGGCGAAGCCGTGCTCGCCCTGGACGATGTTGTCGCCCGGCTCGAGATAGACCTGGCACAGCAGGGCGAAGATCTCGTCGCTGCCGTCGCCGAAGGTCAGGCGCTCGGGCTCCAGGCCGTAGCGTTCGGCGACGGCAGTGCGCAGGGCGTTGGACTTGCCGTCCGGATAGACGTGCAGCCGGTCGACGGCGTCGCGATAGGCGGCCTTGGCCTTCTCGCTGCAGCCCAGGACGTTCTCGTTGCTGGACAGCTTCACCGGATGGGCGATCCCCTCGACCTTCGACTTGCCGCCGACATAGGCGGCGATGTCGAGGATGCCCGGCTTGGGCAGCGGGCGAGGCGAGGCGGAACGGTCGGAAGCGGTCATCACGGGTCTCGGCGGGCGGCTCTGCGCCCCTTACGAAAAGCGGGGCCTTCTTACACGTCGAAGGGAACCGGCGCAGCCCCGATGACGCCGGTCAGCTGGCCCGGCGCGCGGGCCAGGCGCTCGTCGTCGCGCTGGTAGAAGCCCGACAGCGAAAAGAGCTTCAGGCCGCCGGCCTCGGCCAGCGGCTCGGCCGCCACGCCGTCTGCGCCCAGGGCCTCGACGATGGCGGCGGCGCTCTTGGCGCTGTCGGTCACCCAGAAGGTCTGGTCGCCGCCGGTGGGCTCGACCTCGACCTGGGCGACCGCGAAGGCGGCCTGCGGGCCCCAGCGGGTCAGGCAGGGCAGGGCGGCGAAGACGTTCAGCGTCGGCTCGGCCAGCAGGCGCGCCCACCAGGCGCTGCCCGGCTGCAGGCCCAGCACCGAGACGCCCCACGGCGTCCTGGCGGCGGCCAGGGCGTCCTTGTCGGACGCGACCACGGTCATCGGCGGCGCGGCGCCGAAGCGCAGGCGGGCCAGCTCGACGGTGCGGCCGTCGCCCCAGACCGTCAGGTGGAACGGACCCTGGCGCGACAGGCTGTCGGCCATCAGCTCGCGCCAGATGCGGATGACGAGGCCGTCGGGGGCGTCGTTGCGCTGCGC includes:
- a CDS encoding chorismate mutase, with amino-acid sequence MGRDADETPPSLDEVRWRIDAIDSQLLALIDERAGLSRAVAAAKQAAGDTGFGLRPGREALIVRKLLSAQRNDAPDGLVIRIWRELMADSLSRQGPFHLTVWGDGRTVELARLRFGAAPPMTVVASDKDALAAARTPWGVSVLGLQPGSAWWARLLAEPTLNVFAALPCLTRWGPQAAFAVAQVEVEPTGGDQTFWVTDSAKSAAAIVEALGADGVAAEPLAEAGGLKLFSLSGFYQRDDERLARAPGQLTGVIGAAPVPFDV
- the hisC gene encoding histidinol-phosphate transaminase codes for the protein MTASDRSASPRPLPKPGILDIAAYVGGKSKVEGIAHPVKLSSNENVLGCSEKAKAAYRDAVDRLHVYPDGKSNALRTAVAERYGLEPERLTFGDGSDEIFALLCQVYLEPGDNIVQGEHGFAAYAIGARACQAEVRFAKEPKRRIDLEETVKLVDERTRLVFIANPANPTGTWLTGEEIRSIHAALPPSVILVLDGAYAEFATDPRFEDGLALARETQNVIVTRTFSKIHGLAALRVGWGYADFGIIDPIERIRPPFNTSIPGQEAAIAALADREFEAASVALVEQWRPWLAQQLGGLGLTVTPSAANFVLVDFPSTPGKTALDAEAFLASKGYLVRAVANYGLPESIRITIGREEHNRAVVDLLAQFVAR
- a CDS encoding prephenate/arogenate dehydrogenase family protein; the protein is MSPTGLLYPKMTVVGAGLIGGSVILAARAHGVVGEVTIADASEAHRARALEIGLADHVTGDLAEAVKDADLVVIATPVLSIGDVAAAVAPHLKPGATLTDVGSTKATIAEAFRSPALAKVFPIPGHPIAGTEQSGPDAGFAELFEGRWTILTPLADREDEAYAAAVAKLSTFWRSFGAQVELMEEKHHDLVLAVVSHLPHLIAYTIVGSAADLENVTENEVIKYSASGFRDFTRIAASDPTMWRDIFVANKDAVLEMLGRFTEDLQAMSRAIRWGDADTLHAHFTRTRAIRRGIVAAGQESAEPNFGRDRGKH